From the genome of Flavobacterium luteolum, one region includes:
- a CDS encoding LamG domain-containing protein, translating into MKKLLLAVLFVSFLNVNAQTPIQEFNFNGTLNNTANTISFIGTNNFVADRAGVVKGAQRLNNKALEAVIDDLPQGKSSRTISIWVKFNDISNPNYVWGYGNPLNAQYCGLLQQGTTSSNSDLSLAAWGASNDVIVSTPLEKNVWYNYAITYEGTTSKIYRDGKLLKYLEGMVRSTNGNIFRLGEINTTVGINADIDDLKIYNVALTPDQVNQLYENEKASNLMAVATEAKTTKTAVKAKPNQTIITSGDVNGTAKSIEVYSQGQKIVGSNATNLSDLPEGTYLLKITSTPSKKITSK; encoded by the coding sequence ATGAAAAAATTACTACTAGCAGTATTGTTTGTAAGTTTTTTGAATGTGAATGCGCAAACACCGATTCAGGAATTTAACTTTAACGGAACTTTAAACAATACAGCAAACACCATCTCATTTATCGGAACCAACAATTTCGTGGCTGACAGAGCAGGAGTTGTAAAAGGAGCTCAACGATTAAATAATAAAGCTTTAGAAGCTGTAATCGATGATCTGCCTCAAGGAAAGAGCTCAAGAACAATTAGCATTTGGGTTAAATTCAATGATATTTCGAATCCAAACTATGTTTGGGGTTACGGAAATCCTCTTAATGCACAATATTGCGGTTTATTACAACAAGGAACAACCTCTTCTAACTCTGATTTGAGTTTGGCTGCTTGGGGAGCTTCTAATGATGTAATTGTCTCTACGCCGCTTGAAAAGAACGTATGGTACAATTATGCTATTACTTATGAAGGTACGACTTCTAAAATATATCGTGATGGTAAATTATTAAAGTATCTGGAAGGTATGGTAAGATCTACTAATGGAAATATTTTTAGATTGGGCGAAATCAATACGACGGTGGGAATTAATGCAGATATTGACGATTTGAAGATCTATAATGTAGCTTTGACACCAGATCAGGTAAATCAGTTGTATGAGAACGAAAAAGCATCTAATTTAATGGCAGTGGCTACAGAGGCGAAGACAACAAAAACTGCAGTAAAAGCAAAACCAAATCAGACAATAATTACTTCGGGCGATGTTAACGGAACGGCAAAAAGCATTGAGGTTTATTCGCAAGGGCAAAAAATAGTGGGAAGTAATGCAACGAATTTAAGCGATCTTCCAGAAGGGACTTATTTATTAAAAATTACAAGTACTCCATCGAAAAAAATTACTTCAAAATAA
- a CDS encoding PLP-dependent cysteine synthase family protein, which yields MKEEITAYNNVLELIGNTPLIKLNKITEELEGNFYAKVEAFNPGHSSKDRIALYIIEEAERKGILSPGDTIIETTSGNTGFSLAMVSIIKGYNCILAVSSKSSKDKIDMLRSLGAKVYVCPAHVSADDERSYYNVAKRLHEETKGSVYINQYFNQLNIDAHYNTTGPEIWEQTKGQITHLVACSGTGGTISGTAKFLKEKNPNIRILGVDAFGSVLKKYHETKEFDSKEIYPYRIEGLGKNLIPSATDFDIIDKFMKVTDEESAHSAREITRKEGLFVGYTSGAVMQAIKQYAEEGEFTKDSNIIAIFPDHGSRYMSKVFSDDWMNEQGFFDSVNEEEAQKIEFVK from the coding sequence ATGAAAGAAGAAATAACTGCTTATAATAATGTTTTAGAGTTAATAGGAAACACGCCCCTTATTAAGCTAAATAAAATTACCGAAGAGTTAGAAGGAAATTTCTACGCAAAGGTAGAAGCTTTCAACCCAGGTCATTCCTCAAAAGATAGAATAGCGTTATATATTATTGAAGAAGCCGAGAGAAAAGGAATTCTATCTCCAGGAGATACCATTATCGAAACTACCTCTGGTAATACAGGATTTAGTTTAGCAATGGTAAGCATTATTAAAGGTTACAATTGTATTTTGGCCGTAAGTTCAAAATCATCTAAAGATAAAATTGACATGTTGAGAAGTTTAGGCGCCAAAGTGTATGTCTGTCCGGCTCACGTTTCTGCAGATGATGAAAGATCTTATTATAATGTAGCCAAACGTTTGCATGAAGAGACTAAAGGATCAGTCTATATTAATCAATATTTTAATCAACTAAATATTGATGCCCACTACAACACTACAGGTCCTGAGATTTGGGAACAAACAAAAGGACAAATTACGCACTTAGTTGCTTGCAGCGGAACAGGAGGAACTATCTCTGGAACTGCAAAATTCTTAAAAGAAAAAAATCCAAATATTAGAATTCTAGGAGTTGATGCTTTTGGTTCTGTATTGAAGAAATACCACGAGACAAAAGAGTTTGACAGCAAAGAAATTTATCCATACCGTATAGAAGGTTTAGGTAAAAACTTAATCCCGTCAGCTACAGATTTTGATATTATTGATAAATTCATGAAAGTAACCGACGAAGAAAGTGCTCACTCTGCAAGAGAGATTACTAGAAAAGAAGGTTTATTTGTTGGATATACTTCTGGAGCAGTAATGCAAGCTATTAAGCAATATGCTGAAGAAGGCGAATTTACAAAAGATAGTAATATTATTGCTATTTTCCCAGATCACGGTTCTCGTTACATGAGTAAAGTATTCAGTGATGACTGGATGAATGAACAAGGTTTCTTTGATAGTGTTAACGAAGAAGAAGCGCAAAAAATTGAATTTGTAAAGTAA